The proteins below come from a single Cannabis sativa cultivar Pink pepper isolate KNU-18-1 chromosome 3, ASM2916894v1, whole genome shotgun sequence genomic window:
- the LOC133035716 gene encoding AMSH-like ubiquitin thioesterase 1, translating into MRSSSDVINIAASAQKIEVDNRISLRYYNRIADNILRQANIFRQEKNIIDLYVMLLRFSSLVSETIPCHRDYNASGKSKRDYLRKNLLNALSELEKLKPAVQEKINELNRKYAYQTNGRTHHNQKGLLEWPSIKNQTLTAHDVTKLARSTVQGPVHRNSRPQQFSHPNSMEERFRKLSLRPRPTDETLSRHSILGPNGLNGRWQPPITDKGIRYPSMIDLSPVEILSQQPVEQEPTVNKNNNQSEHERLLVELFHTQSSDVQKTSQDEDSLISFETQEAPAHVEIIRQPSPPPVLAEVQDLIPAVSPQVSEVDSGVDSLMTDELIRAETPLQLHISTTMMENFMKLAKSNTDRNLETCGVLAGSLKNRKFYVTALIIPKQESTSDSCQTTNEEEIFEVQDKRSLFPLGWIHTHPTQSCFMSSIDVHTHYSYQIMLPESVAIVMAPRDSTRKHGIFRLTTPGGMSVIRHCQQRGFHPHNPPADGGPLYKTCTDIYMNPNLNFDVIDLRG; encoded by the exons GCCAACATCTTTCGACAAGAAAAGAATATCATCGATCTGTATGTTATGCTTCTAAGGTTCTCAAG CTTGGTCTCTGAAACAATACCATGCCATCGAGATTATAATGCATCTGGTAAAAGCAAAAGAGATTACTTGAGAAAG AATTTATTGAATGCTTTGAGTGAGCTGGAGAAGTTAAAACCAGCAGTGCAAGAGAAGATCAATGAACTGAACAGAAAGTACGCATATCAAACCAATGGGCGGACCCATCATAATCAAAAGGGTTTGCTGGAGTGGCCTTCTATCAAAAACCAAACTTTGACCGCACATGATGTAACCAAG TTAGCAAGATCAACTGTCCAAGGCCCTGTACATCGTAATTCAAGGCCTCAGCAGTTTTCTCATCCTAATTCCATGGAAGAACGATTTCGGAAATT ATCTCTTAGACCACGCCCAACAGATGAAACACTCTCAAGGCATTCTATTTTAGGACCAAATGGGCTTAATGGGCGGTGGCAACCTCCTATAACTGACAAAGGG ATTCGGTATCCAAGCATGATAGACCTGAGTCCTGTCGAAATCCTAAG CCAACAACCTGTAGAACAGGAGCCCACAGTTAACAAAAACAATAACCAATCAGAACATGAAAGACTACTCGTGGAGTTATTTCATACACAGAGTAGTGATGTTCAGAAGACGAGTCAAGATGAGGATTCCCTAATTTCATTTGAAACACAAGAAGCTCCTGCACATGTAGAAATTATCAGGCAGCCTTCTCCGCCACCTGTACTTGCTGAAGTACAAGATTTGATTCCAGCTGTCTCACCTCAAGTTTCTGAAGTTGACTCTGGAGTAGATTCACTTATGACAGATGAATTAATTCGCGCTGAAACACCCCTACAATTACACATT tCCACAACAATGATGGAGAACTTTATGAAGCTGGCTAAGTCAAATACTGATAGAAACTTGGAAACTTGTGGTGTCCTTGCTGGTTCACTT aaaaacagaaaattttatGTTACAGCTCTCATCATTCCTAAACAAGAATCGACATCAGATTCT TGTCAGACAACAAATGAGGAGGAAATATTTGAGGTTCAGGATAAGCGATCACTTTTCCCACTTGGTTGGATTCAT ACTCATCCTACACAGTCATGTTTTATGTCTTCCATTGATGTTCATACCCACTATTCATATCAG ATAATGTTGCCGGAATCAGTTGCAATTGTCATGGCACCCAGAGATTCTACGAG AAAGCATGGTATCTTTCGGTTGACAACTCCCGGTGGGATGTCTGTCATTAGACACTGCCAGCAACGTGGTTTTCATCCACATAATCCGCCTGCGGATGGTGGGCCTCTTTATAAGACATGTACAGATATTTACATGAACCCTAATCTAAATTTCGATGTCATTGATCTTCGTGGataa